From a region of the Candidatus Methylomirabilota bacterium genome:
- a CDS encoding threonine synthase translates to MSFLTHVECTVCGHRHDPKRLLTVCERCSQMLAARYDVERVRAQVSKEALRGRPPGMYRFRELTPLDDGEEPVTLGEGGTPLLPLPRLAAQLGLRHLLAKDEGQNPTGTFKARGLGMAITRARTLGARGFLIPSAGNAGGAAAVYAARCGLPCAVIVPRDTPPAAVAEALIAGAHVFTVEGSIATAGKIVARAAPQIGWFDLSTLKEPYRLEGKKTMGLELAEQLDWTMPDLLIYPTGGGTGLVGIAKAYEELRTMGWLPGALPRFVSVQAEGCAPVVKAWREGAETTSAWESPVTHAAGLRVPSPFAGRQMLRVIRESKGEALAVSETAIRQAQRLLARLDGVWTAPEAAATVAALIQLKDRGALAADARIVLVLTGSGIKNEPPPLPRATDLVGSEDDIVARVQQVLTR, encoded by the coding sequence ATGAGCTTCCTCACCCACGTCGAGTGCACCGTGTGCGGTCACCGCCATGACCCCAAGCGCCTGCTCACCGTGTGCGAGAGGTGCAGCCAGATGCTGGCGGCACGCTACGACGTCGAGCGCGTGAGGGCCCAGGTCAGCAAGGAGGCGCTGCGCGGTCGGCCGCCGGGGATGTACCGGTTCCGCGAGCTGACGCCACTGGATGACGGCGAGGAGCCGGTGACGCTCGGCGAGGGAGGCACGCCGCTTCTACCGCTGCCGCGACTGGCCGCGCAGCTCGGGCTGCGCCACCTGCTGGCGAAGGACGAGGGCCAGAATCCCACCGGCACCTTCAAGGCCCGGGGGCTCGGCATGGCGATCACGCGGGCCCGGACGCTGGGGGCACGGGGCTTCCTCATCCCGTCGGCGGGCAACGCCGGCGGCGCGGCGGCGGTGTACGCGGCACGGTGCGGCCTGCCCTGCGCCGTGATCGTGCCGCGGGACACGCCACCGGCGGCGGTCGCCGAGGCGCTAATCGCCGGCGCGCATGTCTTCACGGTCGAGGGCTCGATCGCCACCGCCGGCAAGATCGTCGCGAGGGCCGCGCCCCAGATCGGCTGGTTCGATCTCTCGACGCTCAAGGAGCCGTACCGTCTCGAGGGCAAGAAGACGATGGGGCTCGAGCTGGCCGAGCAGCTCGACTGGACGATGCCCGACCTCCTCATCTACCCCACCGGCGGCGGCACCGGCCTGGTCGGTATCGCCAAGGCCTACGAGGAGCTGCGCACGATGGGATGGCTCCCCGGCGCGTTGCCGCGCTTCGTCAGCGTGCAGGCCGAGGGCTGCGCGCCCGTCGTCAAGGCGTGGCGCGAGGGCGCCGAGACCACCAGCGCCTGGGAGAGCCCGGTGACCCACGCGGCGGGGCTGCGCGTGCCCTCTCCGTTCGCGGGACGTCAGATGCTCCGCGTGATCCGCGAGAGCAAGGGCGAGGCCCTGGCCGTGAGCGAGACCGCCATCCGCCAGGCCCAGCGCCTGCTGGCGCGGCTTGACGGCGTCTGGACGGCGCCGGAGGCGGCGGCGACGGTCGCGGCGCTGATTCAGCTGAAAGACCGGGGCGCGCTCGCCGCCGATGCCCGGATCGTCCTTGTCCTCACCGGAAGCGGGATCAAGAACGAGCCCCCACCGTTGCCGCGGGCCACGGATCTGGTAGGCTCCGAAGACGACATCGTCGCGCGCGTCCAGCAGGTCCTCACGCGCTGA
- the ispH gene encoding 4-hydroxy-3-methylbut-2-enyl diphosphate reductase, translating into MATSIAEIVLAGPRGFCAGVERAIDIVELALEVCRPPVYVRREIVHNGYVVEKLRAKGAVFVDELNEVPDGATVIFSAHGVSPAVRENAGRRGLRVIDATCPLVTKVHLEAIRYAREHYSIILIGHEDHDEVIGTLGEAPDRIFVIDSVAEVEKLEVPNPKKIAYLTQTTLSVDDTRDVIEALRRRFPKIVGPSRDDICYATQNRQAAVKTVAGDVDVLLVIGAANSSNAIRLVEVAQSAGTPAYLINNVQDVKPEWLQGARRIGVTAGASTPEILVTETVAALRRGGAAVREVHVVEENVRFGLPSELEHMAREREITLPSRTVMRQSI; encoded by the coding sequence ATGGCCACGTCCATCGCCGAAATCGTCCTGGCCGGTCCCCGAGGCTTCTGCGCCGGGGTGGAGCGCGCCATCGACATCGTGGAGCTGGCGCTGGAAGTCTGCCGACCGCCCGTCTACGTCCGGCGAGAGATCGTCCACAACGGTTACGTCGTGGAGAAGCTCCGGGCCAAGGGCGCGGTCTTCGTCGACGAGCTGAACGAGGTTCCCGACGGCGCCACGGTGATCTTCAGCGCTCACGGGGTCTCCCCGGCCGTCCGGGAGAACGCCGGCCGCCGCGGCCTGCGGGTGATCGACGCGACGTGCCCGCTCGTTACCAAGGTGCACCTGGAGGCGATCCGGTACGCCCGGGAGCACTACTCCATCATCCTCATCGGCCACGAGGACCACGACGAGGTGATCGGCACCCTGGGCGAGGCGCCCGACCGCATCTTCGTCATCGATAGCGTCGCCGAGGTCGAGAAGCTGGAGGTCCCCAACCCGAAGAAGATCGCCTACCTGACGCAGACGACGCTGTCGGTGGACGACACCCGCGACGTCATCGAGGCGCTCCGGCGCCGGTTCCCCAAGATCGTGGGCCCGTCCCGGGACGACATCTGTTACGCGACGCAGAACCGCCAGGCGGCCGTGAAGACGGTGGCGGGCGACGTGGACGTGCTGCTGGTGATCGGGGCGGCCAACAGCTCGAACGCTATCCGACTGGTCGAGGTGGCGCAGTCGGCCGGCACGCCGGCCTATCTGATCAACAATGTCCAGGACGTCAAGCCCGAGTGGCTGCAGGGCGCCCGGCGGATCGGCGTGACCGCCGGCGCGTCCACGCCCGAGATCCTGGTCACGGAGACGGTGGCAGCGCTCCGACGGGGCGGCGCGGCGGTGCGGGAAGTTCACGTTGTCGAGGAGAACGTGAGGTTCGGGCTGCCCTCGGAGCTCGAGCACATGGCTCGGGAGCGGGAGATCACACTGCCCTCGCGGACCGTCATGCGTCAGTCGATTTAA
- a CDS encoding acyloxyacyl hydrolase, with protein MTRPARGLGLALVWALLATAEPALAFDPDETYQKGTVIFSLEAGGGSQQNLDGQDIQTGLDLWYAGVRASLLPFAPLGNGIFHGALEIGLEPIYQRYTDPVAAFYAGLGLVGRYHFLSFGRFVPYVEIAGAAGATDLKVSEIRSEFAFWVVGGVGASIFITDNTAIYAGYRLVHMSNGNTETPNRGFEAHTGLAGVSFFFR; from the coding sequence GTGACGCGGCCGGCGAGGGGCCTCGGGCTCGCGCTGGTCTGGGCACTCCTGGCGACGGCCGAGCCCGCCCTGGCGTTCGACCCCGACGAAACGTACCAGAAGGGGACTGTCATCTTTTCCCTCGAGGCGGGGGGCGGCTCCCAACAGAACCTCGACGGCCAGGACATCCAGACCGGTCTCGATCTCTGGTACGCGGGCGTGCGCGCGTCGCTGCTGCCCTTCGCGCCGCTGGGGAACGGCATCTTCCACGGGGCGCTGGAGATCGGACTGGAGCCGATCTACCAGCGGTACACCGACCCGGTGGCGGCGTTCTACGCCGGTCTCGGCCTGGTGGGCCGGTACCACTTCCTGTCATTCGGGCGCTTCGTGCCCTACGTGGAGATCGCCGGAGCCGCGGGGGCCACCGACCTCAAGGTCAGCGAGATCCGATCCGAGTTCGCGTTCTGGGTGGTCGGCGGCGTGGGGGCTTCGATCTTCATCACCGACAACACCGCGATCTACGCCGGCTACCGCCTGGTCCACATGTCCAACGGGAACACCGAGACCCCCAACCGAGGTTTCGAGGCGCATACGGGCCTGGCGGGCGTATCATTCTTCTTCAGATAG
- a CDS encoding ABC transporter permease, with protein MGRFGRRKPLGALGGLIIGALLVMAVFAERIGPYSYDETIRGARMKPPGLAYWLGTDNLGRDMWSRIVYGARVSVTVGFATILIGTLVATAVGVSSGYFGGAYDMVVQRVVDAWMSFPFLIIILSVMAVLGPGLLNVILSLSIIIAANSSRVIRGATLATAQNVYVEAARAMGATHARILLRHILPNVAATIIILATIGLGGVILAESALSFLGFGVPPPYPSWGAMLSGSGRTFMFRAPWMAVWPGVAISLAVFGFNMLGDALRDVLDPRLRGS; from the coding sequence GTGGGGCGGTTCGGGCGGCGCAAGCCGCTGGGCGCCCTCGGCGGCCTGATCATCGGGGCCCTGCTGGTCATGGCGGTCTTCGCCGAGCGGATCGGGCCCTATAGCTACGACGAGACGATCCGCGGCGCGCGCATGAAGCCGCCGGGTCTGGCCTACTGGCTCGGCACCGACAACCTGGGACGTGACATGTGGAGCCGCATCGTGTACGGCGCGCGCGTGTCGGTGACGGTGGGATTCGCCACCATCCTGATCGGGACGCTGGTCGCCACCGCCGTCGGCGTGTCGAGCGGTTACTTCGGCGGGGCCTACGACATGGTCGTCCAGCGCGTGGTGGACGCCTGGATGTCGTTCCCCTTCCTCATCATCATCCTGTCCGTGATGGCCGTGCTGGGGCCGGGGCTCCTCAACGTGATCCTGTCGCTGTCCATCATCATCGCCGCCAACAGCTCGCGCGTCATCCGGGGGGCGACGCTGGCGACGGCCCAGAACGTTTACGTGGAGGCCGCGCGGGCGATGGGCGCCACCCACGCGCGTATTCTCCTGCGCCACATCCTCCCCAACGTCGCCGCGACGATCATCATCCTGGCGACGATCGGGCTGGGGGGCGTGATCCTGGCCGAGTCGGCTCTGTCGTTCCTGGGCTTCGGCGTGCCGCCGCCGTACCCGTCGTGGGGCGCGATGCTCTCGGGGTCGGGCCGGACCTTCATGTTCCGGGCGCCCTGGATGGCCGTCTGGCCGGGCGTGGCCATCTCGCTGGCCGTCTTCGGTTTCAACATGCTGGGCGATGCCCTTCGCGATGTGCTCGACCCGCGCCTGCGCGGGTCGTAA
- a CDS encoding ABC transporter permease subunit produces MIIETVFGLPGMGRFLFDAINQRDYPVIQGVNLVVVSSIVLVNLTVDALYAVLDPRIRY; encoded by the coding sequence GTGATCATCGAGACCGTCTTCGGCCTGCCCGGCATGGGGCGGTTCCTGTTCGATGCCATCAACCAGCGGGACTACCCGGTCATCCAGGGCGTGAACCTCGTCGTCGTCTCCTCCATCGTGCTCGTCAACCTCACGGTCGACGCGCTCTATGCCGTCCTCGATCCGCGGATCCGCTACTAG
- a CDS encoding YeeE/YedE thiosulfate transporter family protein: MKGLFAAQYDAMFRRPWPVWGAAVLVATVNVFLFAFDRPWTASDGMRNWGDWILTGLGALHRPDLIAPWLYSGALLNTGVLLGGLVAALLSCEFALRVPPPGELVKGALGGLLMGVGAILAFGCNVGGFFSATSALSLAGLGMMLGLGAGAFLALRYLVWEIEHYPSWSSGRARVFGAARGPRRSRQPLVGGLLLLLLLLVPFAYSGAGYVAQGIFLLFGAAFGVIFQRSRFCLVRAFREPFMTGDAEHTRAAALALTLSMLGFAILKFTDLKDRSEWVFAAAGAGALAGGLLFGIGMTLAGGCGVGSIWRAGEGQVKLWAAIACFALGASLARLALTQTGLTGKLGVAVFLPAVLGWAGALMLIVAVMAAWAVAATWNEQSGKFSTLV; the protein is encoded by the coding sequence ATGAAGGGGCTCTTCGCCGCGCAGTATGACGCGATGTTCCGCCGGCCCTGGCCCGTGTGGGGCGCGGCCGTGCTGGTGGCGACGGTGAACGTCTTCCTTTTCGCCTTCGATCGCCCCTGGACGGCTTCCGACGGCATGCGCAACTGGGGGGACTGGATCCTCACCGGGCTCGGCGCGCTGCACCGCCCGGACTTGATCGCGCCGTGGCTCTACTCGGGAGCGCTGCTGAACACCGGCGTGCTGCTGGGCGGCCTGGTGGCGGCGCTGCTCAGCTGCGAGTTCGCCCTGCGGGTGCCGCCGCCCGGAGAGCTGGTGAAGGGCGCGCTGGGCGGCCTGCTCATGGGCGTCGGCGCGATCCTCGCCTTCGGCTGCAACGTCGGCGGCTTCTTCTCGGCGACGAGCGCGCTGTCGCTGGCGGGCCTCGGCATGATGCTCGGTCTGGGCGCCGGCGCCTTCCTCGCCCTGCGGTATCTGGTGTGGGAGATCGAGCACTACCCGTCGTGGTCCAGCGGCCGCGCGCGCGTCTTCGGCGCGGCGCGGGGCCCGAGGCGCAGCCGTCAGCCGCTGGTGGGCGGGCTGCTGCTCCTGCTGCTCCTGCTGGTCCCCTTCGCCTACAGCGGCGCGGGCTACGTGGCCCAGGGCATCTTCCTCCTCTTCGGCGCGGCGTTCGGGGTCATCTTCCAGCGCTCGCGCTTCTGCCTGGTCCGCGCCTTCCGCGAGCCCTTCATGACGGGCGACGCCGAGCACACGCGCGCCGCCGCGCTGGCGTTGACCCTCAGCATGCTGGGCTTCGCCATCCTCAAATTCACCGACCTCAAGGACCGATCGGAATGGGTGTTCGCGGCGGCCGGCGCCGGCGCGCTGGCGGGCGGCCTGCTCTTCGGCATCGGCATGACGCTGGCGGGCGGCTGCGGCGTCGGGTCGATCTGGCGGGCCGGCGAAGGACAGGTGAAGCTCTGGGCCGCGATCGCCTGCTTCGCGCTGGGCGCATCACTGGCGCGGCTCGCGCTCACGCAGACCGGGCTCACCGGGAAGCTGGGCGTCGCCGTCTTTCTCCCCGCGGTGCTCGGCTGGGCGGGGGCCCTGATGCTGATCGTCGCGGTCATGGCCGCCTGGGCCGTCGCCGCGACCTGGAACGAACAGTCGGGGAAGTTCAGCACATTGGTGTGA
- a CDS encoding alcohol dehydrogenase catalytic domain-containing protein translates to MRAVVFHGPGDLRYEDLPWPTPGPGEIVVKIDAALTCGTDVKTLRRGHPVMIPRVPTVFGHELAGTVTAVGAGVNGLRDGDRVVAANSAPCGACALCLGGRANLCEDLLFVNGAYGEAIVLPPRLVRRNVVPLGRALSAARAAFAEPLACALLGIERARVEPGQTVVVFGHGPLGCLLGMVAASRKARVILVGKRGWRFERVRALAIGECLDATASADVVADLRAATAGRGADVTVDATGRPEVWQQAMAAATRGGTVVFFGGCAPGTTVPLDTRRVHYDELTLVGAFHHTPDLIRRAVELLDSDALNPDGLLTHRMGLERVQEALELMARGEALKVLIEP, encoded by the coding sequence ATGAGGGCCGTGGTCTTCCACGGCCCCGGCGATCTCCGCTACGAGGACCTGCCCTGGCCCACGCCGGGGCCCGGCGAGATCGTCGTCAAGATCGACGCCGCCCTCACCTGCGGCACCGACGTGAAGACGCTCCGGCGCGGGCATCCGGTCATGATCCCCCGCGTGCCCACCGTCTTCGGCCACGAGCTCGCCGGCACCGTGACCGCCGTGGGCGCCGGGGTCAACGGTCTCCGCGACGGGGATCGCGTGGTGGCGGCCAACTCCGCGCCCTGCGGCGCCTGCGCGTTGTGTCTCGGCGGTCGGGCCAACCTGTGTGAGGACCTGCTCTTCGTCAACGGCGCCTACGGTGAGGCCATCGTCCTGCCGCCGCGTCTGGTCCGGCGCAACGTCGTGCCCCTGGGCCGCGCGCTTTCGGCGGCGCGGGCGGCGTTCGCCGAGCCTCTGGCTTGCGCGCTGCTCGGTATCGAACGAGCCCGTGTCGAACCCGGGCAGACCGTGGTCGTCTTCGGCCATGGGCCGCTCGGCTGCCTGCTCGGCATGGTGGCGGCTTCCCGCAAGGCGCGCGTGATCCTGGTGGGCAAGCGCGGCTGGCGATTCGAGCGGGTGCGCGCGCTGGCGATCGGGGAGTGCCTCGACGCCACGGCCTCGGCCGACGTCGTGGCCGACCTCCGGGCGGCGACGGCGGGCCGGGGCGCCGATGTCACCGTAGACGCCACCGGCCGGCCGGAGGTATGGCAGCAGGCGATGGCGGCGGCGACCCGGGGTGGGACCGTGGTATTCTTCGGCGGCTGCGCGCCGGGGACGACCGTGCCCCTCGATACACGGCGAGTACACTACGACGAGCTCACCCTGGTCGGCGCGTTTCATCACACGCCCGATCTGATCCGCCGGGCGGTCGAGCTCCTCGATTCGGACGCGCTGAATCCTGATGGCCTCCTCACGCATCGCATGGGGCTGGAGCGCGTCCAGGAGGCGCTCGAGCTCATGGCGAGAGGGGAAGCGTTGAAAGTGTTGATCGAGCCGTGA
- a CDS encoding transporter has protein sequence MRCCAVMIAAVLTLVGVTPALAEDPRWLFSTSFNYSRGDYGTDEDTTIAYVPFTFGAAWDRLELKLTVPYIRQTSENVTVTGGGVAVRSGSRGRTTEDGVGDILLRGSYIILEEHEVLPEVAPYVKIKFPTADEGRGLGTGEFDETLGLDFAKTFRERWTGFLTLAYTFIGSPSGTDLQNSFGWSIGAAYSVTQPLSVFAFLDGAEAISPHQVDPWGLRFGAEYRLTRVMKLTGSVGVGLTKGEADYFFSGGVAFRF, from the coding sequence ATGCGCTGCTGCGCTGTCATGATTGCGGCCGTGCTCACCCTCGTCGGCGTCACTCCCGCCCTGGCCGAGGACCCGCGCTGGCTGTTTTCGACCTCCTTCAACTACTCGCGCGGGGACTACGGCACCGACGAAGACACCACGATCGCCTACGTGCCGTTCACCTTCGGCGCCGCCTGGGACCGGCTCGAGCTGAAGCTCACCGTGCCGTACATCCGCCAGACGTCGGAGAACGTCACCGTGACCGGCGGCGGCGTCGCCGTGCGGAGCGGAAGCCGGGGGCGGACCACCGAGGACGGCGTCGGCGATATCCTGCTGCGGGGGTCCTACATCATCCTGGAGGAGCACGAGGTGCTCCCCGAGGTCGCGCCCTACGTCAAGATCAAGTTCCCCACCGCCGACGAGGGTCGGGGCCTGGGCACGGGCGAATTCGACGAAACGCTCGGCCTCGACTTTGCCAAGACTTTCCGGGAGCGCTGGACGGGATTTCTGACCCTGGCCTACACGTTCATCGGCTCGCCCTCCGGGACGGACCTCCAAAATTCCTTCGGCTGGTCCATCGGGGCGGCCTACAGCGTGACGCAGCCGCTCAGCGTCTTTGCATTCCTCGACGGCGCGGAGGCCATCTCTCCGCACCAGGTGGATCCCTGGGGGCTGCGCTTCGGCGCGGAGTACCGGCTCACCAGGGTCATGAAGCTCACCGGCTCGGTCGGCGTCGGGCTCACCAAGGGCGAGGCCGACTACTTCTTCTCGGGCGGGGTCGCGTTCCGGTTCTGA
- a CDS encoding FAD-dependent oxidoreductase: protein MTGITRREFLRASGAGMVGGGLAGGCAQAIRGDMGPKTGKRVVVIGGGWGGATAAKYVRLADPSIEVILLEPNRTFVSCPFSNLVLSGVRTIDSLTFDYRGLRRHGVSVR, encoded by the coding sequence ATGACAGGAATCACGCGCCGGGAGTTCCTTCGCGCGTCCGGAGCGGGTATGGTCGGCGGCGGCCTCGCGGGTGGTTGCGCGCAGGCGATCCGGGGAGACATGGGACCCAAGACCGGCAAGCGCGTCGTCGTGATCGGCGGCGGCTGGGGCGGCGCGACGGCCGCCAAGTACGTCCGTCTCGCCGACCCCTCGATCGAGGTGATCCTACTGGAGCCGAACCGCACGTTCGTCTCCTGCCCGTTCAGCAACCTCGTGCTGAGCGGGGTGCGGACGATCGACAGCCTCACGTTCGACTACCGCGGGCTGCGGCGTCACGGCGTAAGCGTGCGCCA
- a CDS encoding Uma2 family endonuclease has protein sequence MDELLTRRRFTVEEYHRMGEAGILAEDSRIELIAGDIVVREPVGARHAGTVDRLNRLWTSRLGDRAIVRVQNPVQFPKEDTELQPDVMLLHPRDDFYTTSHPLAADVLLLIEVADTTLRLDRRVKIPLYARVGIREVWLVDLTFDRVEMYRPAQGDRYLDVTVVERGQRLGPLAFSDVTVAVGDLIG, from the coding sequence ATGGACGAGCTTCTGACGCGGCGTCGGTTCACCGTCGAGGAGTACCACCGGATGGGCGAGGCCGGAATCCTCGCGGAGGACAGCCGGATCGAGCTCATCGCCGGGGACATCGTCGTCCGCGAGCCGGTCGGCGCGCGGCACGCTGGCACCGTTGACCGCTTGAATCGCCTGTGGACGTCGCGGCTTGGGGATCGGGCGATCGTGCGCGTCCAGAATCCCGTCCAGTTCCCGAAGGAAGACACCGAGCTCCAGCCCGACGTCATGCTCCTCCACCCGCGTGACGACTTCTACACGACCAGTCATCCCTTGGCGGCCGATGTGCTGCTCCTGATCGAGGTCGCCGACACGACGCTCCGGCTGGACCGCCGCGTGAAGATCCCCCTCTATGCGCGCGTCGGCATCCGGGAGGTCTGGCTCGTGGACCTGACCTTCGACCGGGTCGAGATGTACCGCCCGGCGCAGGGCGATCGTTACCTTGACGTCACCGTGGTCGAGCGAGGGCAGCGCCTCGGACCGCTGGCCTTTTCCGATGTGACCGTCGCCGTCGGGGATCTGATCGGTTGA
- the fusA gene encoding elongation factor G, translating into MTIEIGKIRNVGVVGHGGVGKTSLVEALLFSAGAVTRLGRVDDGTTTTDFDPDEIKRKISINTALAHCDWKGHRINLVDTPGYGDFIADARAGLRVVEAAIVVVDAVAGVQVQTEKVWKFATEFGLPRAVVVNRLDRERADFFRTLDSLGRRLKGRLVPLHVPVGEESGFQGFVDLIKMKGIVHADGKPRETDIPAEVGDRAKEYREKLVEAAAETDDELLNKYLEEGSLGEAEMLKALRAGIAEGKLVPVLIAAAAKNIGASALLDLFVEAFPSPADRGGVSGTDLKTKQPGTRAPDPKAPAVALFFKTLSDPHVGKLSLFRVFSGTLKSESQLLNVSRGAKERMSHVAWLQGKTQKAVEALGPGEIGVVAKLKETLTGDTLADEANPFELPRITFPEPAISFAIQPKTRGDEDKISNALARIAEEDPTVHYHFDPETKQLLVSGVGNLHVEMVVERMKRKYNVDVNLLPPRIPYKETVKGRAEGQGKYKKQTGGRGQYGDAWLKVEPLQRGAGFEFVDDIFGGAIPRNYIPSVEKGVRDCMKRGILAGYPVVDLKVTLYDGSYHDVDSSDMAFQIAASMGLQKVFMDAHPILLEPIMNVEVTCPSEVAGDVIGDLNSRRGRIVGMEPAGETAVVRAQVPMAEMLTYEPSLRSMTGGRGAYSMEFSHYEELPAFLAEKVVKETKAEKAEKH; encoded by the coding sequence ATGACGATCGAGATCGGCAAGATCCGCAACGTCGGTGTCGTGGGGCACGGCGGGGTCGGGAAGACGTCCCTGGTGGAGGCGCTCCTCTTCTCCGCCGGCGCCGTGACCCGGCTGGGTCGGGTGGACGACGGCACCACGACCACCGACTTCGACCCCGATGAAATCAAGCGGAAGATCTCGATCAACACCGCCCTCGCCCACTGCGACTGGAAGGGCCATCGCATCAATCTCGTGGACACGCCCGGATACGGCGACTTCATCGCCGACGCGCGGGCGGGGCTGCGGGTGGTGGAGGCGGCCATCGTCGTCGTGGACGCCGTCGCCGGGGTCCAGGTCCAGACCGAGAAGGTCTGGAAGTTCGCCACCGAGTTCGGCCTGCCCCGCGCCGTCGTGGTGAACCGCCTCGACCGGGAGCGCGCCGACTTCTTCCGGACTCTCGACTCGCTGGGACGCCGTCTCAAGGGCCGGCTGGTGCCGCTCCACGTCCCGGTGGGGGAGGAGAGCGGCTTTCAAGGCTTCGTCGATCTCATCAAGATGAAGGGCATCGTCCACGCCGACGGCAAGCCCAGGGAGACGGACATCCCGGCCGAGGTCGGCGACCGCGCCAAGGAGTACCGGGAGAAGCTCGTGGAGGCGGCCGCCGAGACGGACGATGAGCTGCTGAACAAGTACCTGGAGGAGGGCTCGCTCGGTGAAGCCGAGATGCTCAAGGCGCTGCGGGCCGGCATCGCCGAGGGCAAGCTGGTCCCGGTCCTCATCGCCGCCGCCGCCAAGAACATCGGCGCGTCCGCCCTCCTCGATCTCTTCGTGGAGGCCTTCCCGTCGCCGGCCGACCGCGGCGGGGTGAGCGGGACGGACCTGAAGACCAAGCAGCCGGGCACGCGCGCGCCCGACCCCAAGGCGCCCGCGGTCGCGCTCTTCTTCAAGACACTCAGCGATCCCCACGTCGGCAAGCTCAGCCTCTTCCGCGTCTTCAGCGGCACGCTGAAATCGGAGTCGCAGCTCCTGAACGTCTCGCGCGGGGCCAAGGAGCGGATGAGTCACGTCGCCTGGCTGCAGGGCAAGACCCAGAAGGCCGTGGAGGCGCTCGGTCCCGGCGAGATCGGCGTCGTCGCCAAGCTCAAGGAGACGCTCACCGGCGACACGCTCGCGGACGAGGCCAACCCCTTCGAGCTGCCGCGCATCACCTTCCCGGAGCCGGCCATCTCGTTCGCCATCCAGCCCAAGACCCGCGGGGACGAGGACAAGATCTCCAACGCGCTGGCCCGCATTGCCGAGGAAGACCCCACCGTCCACTACCACTTCGATCCCGAGACCAAGCAGCTCCTGGTCTCCGGCGTGGGCAATCTCCACGTGGAGATGGTCGTCGAGCGCATGAAGCGCAAGTACAACGTGGACGTCAATTTGTTACCGCCCCGCATCCCCTACAAGGAGACGGTGAAAGGCCGGGCCGAGGGGCAGGGCAAGTACAAGAAGCAGACGGGCGGGCGCGGGCAGTACGGCGACGCCTGGCTCAAGGTCGAGCCGCTCCAGCGCGGCGCCGGCTTCGAGTTCGTCGACGACATCTTCGGCGGCGCCATCCCGCGGAACTATATCCCCTCCGTCGAGAAGGGCGTGCGTGACTGCATGAAGCGCGGCATCCTGGCCGGTTACCCGGTGGTGGACCTCAAGGTCACGCTCTACGATGGCTCCTACCACGACGTGGACTCGTCGGACATGGCCTTCCAGATCGCCGCCTCCATGGGACTCCAGAAGGTCTTCATGGACGCCCATCCCATCCTGCTGGAGCCGATCATGAACGTCGAGGTGACCTGCCCCTCGGAGGTGGCGGGCGACGTGATCGGCGACCTCAACTCGCGCCGGGGGCGGATCGTGGGGATGGAGCCCGCCGGCGAGACGGCGGTCGTCCGGGCCCAGGTGCCGATGGCCGAGATGCTGACCTACGAGCCCTCGCTACGCTCCATGACGGGCGGCCGTGGCGCCTACTCGATGGAGTTCTCCCACTACGAGGAGCTGCCCGCGTTCCTCGCCGAGAAGGTCGTCAAGGAGACGAAGGCCGAGAAGGCCGAGAAGCACTGA